The following proteins come from a genomic window of Mycobacterium sp. DL:
- the rplS gene encoding 50S ribosomal protein L19, with translation MNTLDFIDQTSMRDDVPAFGAGDTVNVHVKVIEGSKERIQVFKGVVLRRQGGGVRETFTVRKESYGVGVERTFPVHSPNIDHIDIVTRGDVRRAKLYYLRELRGKKAKIKEKR, from the coding sequence ATGAACACGCTGGATTTCATCGACCAGACGTCGATGCGCGACGACGTCCCGGCCTTCGGCGCCGGCGACACCGTCAACGTCCATGTGAAGGTCATCGAGGGCTCCAAGGAGCGCATTCAGGTCTTCAAGGGCGTCGTTCTGCGGCGCCAGGGCGGCGGGGTCCGCGAGACCTTCACCGTCCGCAAGGAGAGCTACGGTGTGGGCGTCGAGCGCACCTTCCCCGTGCATTCGCCCAACATCGACCACATCGACATCGTCACCCGCGGTGATGTCCGTCGCGCGAAGCTGTACTACCTGCGCGAGCTGCGTGGCAAGAAGGCGAAGATCAAGGAAAAGCGCTGA
- a CDS encoding ribonuclease HII → MRAWPPRVVIRKSSGLRTLESALYRAGLGPVAGVDEVGRGACAGPLVVAACVLGPNRLESLAALDDSKRLNETERERLFPLIRRYALAYNVVFIPSVEVDRRGVHVANIEGMRRAVAGLPVRPGYVLSDGFRVPGLPTPSLPVVGGDAAAACIAAASVLAKVSRDRLMVAMESDHPGYGFAEHKGYSTRAHSAALNRLGPSEQHRYSFINVRRLVTAGVEGEPGEHAELTCGKIGPPSPMDSDLHEGQLSR, encoded by the coding sequence GTGCGTGCGTGGCCGCCGAGAGTGGTGATCCGTAAATCGTCCGGCCTCCGCACGCTGGAATCCGCGCTCTACCGTGCCGGACTGGGTCCCGTCGCCGGTGTCGACGAGGTGGGCCGCGGCGCGTGCGCCGGGCCGCTGGTGGTGGCAGCGTGTGTGCTCGGACCGAACCGGTTGGAGAGTCTGGCCGCGCTCGACGATTCCAAAAGGCTCAACGAGACCGAACGGGAGCGACTGTTCCCGTTGATTCGTCGCTATGCGCTGGCCTACAACGTGGTCTTCATCCCGTCGGTCGAGGTCGATCGCCGGGGAGTGCACGTCGCGAACATCGAGGGGATGCGGCGGGCCGTGGCAGGCCTGCCCGTTCGGCCCGGTTATGTGCTGTCCGACGGATTCCGGGTGCCGGGGCTGCCGACGCCGTCGCTACCGGTGGTGGGTGGCGACGCGGCGGCGGCCTGTATCGCCGCGGCGAGTGTGCTGGCCAAGGTCAGCCGCGACCGGCTGATGGTGGCAATGGAGAGCGACCATCCCGGCTACGGGTTCGCCGAGCACAAGGGCTACAGCACCCGCGCTCACAGCGCGGCGCTGAACAGGCTCGGCCCGTCCGAGCAACACCGGTACTCGTTCATCAACGTGCGGCGGTTGGTCACCGCCGGCGTCGAGGGGGAACCCGGGGAGCATGCAGAACTCACGTGCGGGAAGATTGGGCCACCGAGCCCTATGGACTCCGATCTACATGAAGGACAGCTGAGCCGATGA
- a CDS encoding alpha/beta hydrolase, with product MESDWLKAAAMTVGRCTAVLGVGAVVTYCGAGVASASEDRAATSSDAGASAKTDRTDDTPKRRDAEGSAGTPDGSAAATPTTTPGDHETDQTDEFDEADEADEADELDDADEADVEIADDAEDEADVDEEDAADDETVDSADTVVTPISDVEVVVGGDDDTAPQVPVSAPALLTVVGSARRDAETDAPGKPALETSAPVGAQTADIGVAPAQDPDSWQQLYTGKPSFVHDVVVAALKVIQFVLKPFGGLLRFTSLKIPVFTDGIPPFYPWNVRVERTEFDEMPVWSLTPKDGSDDVVIALHGGSYEGQVNIFQWWGYTDMARDTGATVVVPLYTLAPKGTAATEVPRTADFIEHMIALHGADNVSVLGDSAGGGLALASVQELVRRNAAIPNRLVLLAPWLDVSMSDPRSAQIDDPLLDIPNLARAGRDWAGELDVSDPVASPLFGSLAGLPPTYVYSSSRDLLTVDTLRLRDRVLVENIPDMTFRLRRGLIHDYPIFPFLPDAVAERDNIYRDLLGLQPVSTDPADLGVAACRAVASEGEARHCGMAASAPEHPDLVPDLKIRSGRRGTWS from the coding sequence GTGGAATCCGACTGGTTGAAGGCCGCTGCGATGACTGTGGGCCGTTGTACAGCGGTGCTCGGCGTCGGTGCGGTGGTCACGTACTGCGGTGCCGGCGTCGCGTCCGCGAGCGAGGACCGGGCGGCCACATCCAGCGACGCGGGCGCGTCGGCGAAAACGGATCGCACCGACGACACGCCGAAACGTCGTGACGCCGAGGGTTCCGCCGGTACGCCGGATGGGTCCGCAGCGGCGACACCGACCACGACGCCGGGGGACCACGAGACCGACCAGACCGACGAGTTCGACGAGGCCGACGAGGCCGACGAGGCCGACGAACTCGACGATGCCGACGAGGCCGACGTTGAAATTGCGGACGACGCCGAGGACGAGGCCGACGTTGACGAAGAGGACGCCGCCGACGACGAGACGGTCGATTCGGCGGACACCGTCGTCACCCCGATCAGCGATGTCGAGGTTGTCGTTGGCGGGGACGACGACACTGCGCCGCAGGTCCCCGTCAGCGCGCCCGCGCTGCTGACGGTGGTGGGGTCGGCACGCCGGGACGCCGAGACGGACGCACCCGGGAAGCCTGCTCTCGAGACCTCAGCTCCGGTGGGTGCGCAAACAGCCGACATCGGTGTGGCACCGGCCCAGGATCCCGACAGTTGGCAGCAGCTCTACACCGGTAAGCCGTCGTTCGTGCACGACGTCGTGGTGGCGGCGCTGAAGGTCATCCAGTTCGTGTTGAAGCCGTTCGGCGGCCTGCTGAGGTTCACCAGCCTCAAGATCCCTGTCTTCACCGACGGAATCCCACCGTTCTATCCGTGGAACGTCAGAGTCGAGCGCACCGAGTTCGACGAGATGCCGGTGTGGTCGCTCACCCCCAAGGACGGCAGCGACGACGTCGTCATTGCGCTGCACGGCGGGTCCTACGAGGGCCAGGTCAACATCTTCCAATGGTGGGGATACACCGACATGGCGCGCGACACCGGCGCAACGGTCGTCGTCCCGTTGTACACGTTGGCTCCCAAGGGAACCGCCGCGACGGAAGTTCCGCGTACCGCCGATTTCATCGAGCACATGATCGCGTTGCACGGGGCGGACAACGTCAGCGTCCTGGGCGACTCGGCGGGCGGCGGTCTGGCGCTGGCGTCGGTTCAGGAACTGGTGCGCCGCAACGCCGCCATTCCGAACCGGCTGGTGTTGCTCGCTCCGTGGCTCGACGTGTCGATGAGCGACCCGCGCAGCGCCCAGATCGACGACCCCCTGCTCGACATTCCCAATCTCGCCCGGGCGGGCCGCGATTGGGCGGGCGAACTCGATGTATCGGATCCCGTGGCGAGTCCGCTCTTCGGCTCTCTTGCGGGATTACCGCCGACCTACGTCTACAGCTCGTCGCGGGACCTGCTCACCGTCGACACCCTCAGGCTCCGGGACCGGGTGCTGGTCGAGAACATTCCCGACATGACGTTCCGCCTCCGTCGCGGGCTCATTCACGACTACCCGATCTTCCCTTTCCTCCCCGATGCCGTGGCTGAGCGGGACAACATCTATCGCGATCTGCTCGGGCTTCAGCCCGTGTCGACAGATCCGGCGGATCTTGGCGTGGCGGCGTGCCGCGCGGTGGCGAGTGAGGGGGAAGCGCGGCACTGCGGCATGGCGGCTAGCGCACCGGAACATCCCGACCTCGTGCCGGACCTGAAGATTAGATCCGGCCGCCGGGGAACATGGTCTTGA
- the trmD gene encoding tRNA (guanosine(37)-N1)-methyltransferase TrmD, with product MRIDVVSIFPAYLEPLRQSLPGRAIEAGVVELEVHDLRAWTHDVHRSVDDSPYGGGPGMVMKAPVWGAALDEICSEETLLVIPSPAGRLFTQADAERWSNEHHLVFACGRYEGIDQRVAQDAARRMRVEEVSIGDYVLPGGESAALVMIEAVVRLMPDVLGNPQSHRDDSHSDLVGGLLEGPSYTRPASWRGLDVPEVLLSGNHARITAWRHEQSLERTRDRRPDLLD from the coding sequence GTGCGTATCGATGTGGTGAGCATCTTTCCCGCGTATCTCGAACCACTGCGACAGTCGTTGCCGGGCAGGGCCATCGAGGCCGGGGTGGTCGAACTCGAGGTGCACGATCTGCGTGCGTGGACCCACGACGTGCATCGGTCCGTCGACGACTCGCCCTACGGTGGCGGGCCGGGGATGGTGATGAAGGCGCCGGTGTGGGGTGCGGCGCTCGACGAGATCTGTTCGGAGGAAACGCTTCTGGTGATCCCGTCGCCGGCGGGCCGACTGTTCACCCAAGCCGATGCGGAGCGCTGGAGCAACGAACACCATCTCGTTTTCGCCTGCGGCCGCTACGAGGGCATCGACCAGCGCGTTGCGCAGGACGCTGCGCGCCGCATGCGGGTCGAGGAAGTATCGATCGGGGACTATGTGCTGCCCGGCGGTGAGTCGGCGGCGCTGGTGATGATCGAGGCGGTGGTCCGCCTGATGCCCGATGTGCTCGGCAATCCGCAATCCCACCGCGACGATTCACATTCCGATCTGGTGGGGGGTCTGTTGGAAGGGCCCAGTTACACCAGGCCGGCCAGTTGGCGAGGGCTCGACGTGCCGGAGGTACTGCTCTCGGGCAATCACGCCCGGATCACCGCGTGGCGCCACGAACAGAGTCTCGAGCGCACCCGCGACCGCCGACCGGACCTGCTCGACTAG
- the lepB gene encoding signal peptidase I, with product MTGPAEGPDPDDSPAERAAVDTSESDAEQEPDKKKRGAVREAAILITVAMVLYYVMLTFIARPYLIPSESMEPTLHGCPGCVGDRIMVDKLSYRFTSPEPGDVVVFKGPPNWSIGYQSIRSDNPAIRAVQNALSFVGFVPPDQNDLVKRIIAVGGQTVECRADTGLTVDGKELNEPYLDPDTMMADPAVYPCLGNEFGPVTVPEDRIWVMGDNRTHSADSRSHCSNRPEDAQNGLLCTGDPVAGTIPVENVIGKARFIAWPPSRWGGVNTTDPQS from the coding sequence GTGACCGGACCCGCAGAAGGCCCAGACCCGGACGATTCGCCGGCCGAGCGCGCCGCAGTCGACACCTCGGAGTCCGACGCCGAGCAGGAACCAGACAAGAAGAAGCGCGGCGCCGTTCGCGAAGCGGCGATTCTGATCACCGTCGCGATGGTTCTGTACTACGTGATGCTGACGTTCATCGCCCGGCCGTATCTGATTCCGTCCGAGTCGATGGAACCCACCCTGCACGGGTGTCCCGGATGTGTCGGGGACCGCATCATGGTGGACAAGCTGTCCTACCGGTTCACCTCGCCGGAACCCGGCGACGTGGTCGTCTTCAAGGGTCCGCCCAACTGGAGCATCGGCTACCAGTCGATCCGGTCGGACAACCCGGCCATCAGGGCGGTGCAGAACGCGCTGTCTTTTGTCGGGTTCGTCCCGCCCGACCAGAACGACCTGGTGAAGCGGATCATCGCGGTGGGCGGGCAGACCGTCGAGTGCCGGGCGGACACCGGGCTCACCGTCGACGGAAAAGAGCTCAACGAGCCGTACCTCGACCCGGACACGATGATGGCCGACCCTGCGGTGTACCCGTGCCTGGGCAACGAATTCGGGCCCGTCACCGTGCCGGAGGACAGGATCTGGGTGATGGGCGACAACCGCACCCACTCGGCGGACTCCCGCAGCCACTGCAGCAACCGGCCCGAGGACGCCCAGAACGGGTTGCTCTGTACCGGCGATCCCGTCGCGGGGACCATTCCGGTGGAGAATGTCATCGGTAAAGCCCGTTTCATCGCCTGGCCGCCGTCGCGGTGGGGTGGCGTGAACACCACGGACCCGCAGAGCTGA
- a CDS encoding DUF2469 domain-containing protein: protein MSAEDLEKYETEMELSLYREYKDIVGQFSYVVETERRFYLANSVEMVPRNTDGEVYFELRLGDAWVWDMYRPARFVKQVRVITFKDVNIEEVEKPELRLPE, encoded by the coding sequence ATGAGTGCCGAAGATCTCGAGAAGTACGAAACCGAGATGGAGCTCTCGCTCTACCGCGAATACAAGGACATCGTCGGGCAGTTCAGCTACGTCGTGGAGACGGAGCGCCGGTTCTACCTGGCCAACAGCGTCGAGATGGTGCCGCGCAACACCGACGGCGAGGTCTACTTCGAGCTTCGCCTGGGTGACGCCTGGGTGTGGGACATGTACCGGCCGGCTCGTTTCGTCAAGCAGGTCCGGGTGATCACCTTCAAGGACGTCAACATCGAAGAGGTCGAGAAGCCCGAACTGCGGCTGCCCGAGTAG